A window from Streptomyces sp. NBC_00299 encodes these proteins:
- the pdhA gene encoding pyruvate dehydrogenase (acetyl-transferring) E1 component subunit alpha, with product MTVMEQRGAYRPSPPPAWQPRMDPAPLLPDAEPYRVLGTEAAAKADPDLLRRLYAALVRGRRYNVQATALTKQGRLAVYPSSTGQEACEVAAALALQERDWLFPSYRDTLAAVARGVDPVAALTLLRGDWHTGYDPYEHRVAPLCTPLATQLPHAVGLAHAARLKGDDVVALAMVGDGGTSEGDFHEALNFAAVWQAPVVFLVQNNGFAISVPLAKQTAAPSLAHKAVGYGMPGRLVDGNDAAAVHEVLSDAVQHARAGGGPTLIEAITYRIDAHTNADDATRYRGDSEVETWRGHDPITLLEHELTERGLLDEAGKQAARDAAETMAADLRERMNQDPALDPMDLFGHVYAEPTQQLREQQAQLRAELEAESEGSHR from the coding sequence ATGACGGTCATGGAGCAGCGAGGCGCGTACCGGCCATCGCCGCCGCCCGCCTGGCAGCCCCGCATGGACCCCGCGCCGCTGCTGCCCGACGCCGAGCCGTACCGCGTCCTCGGCACCGAGGCCGCCGCGAAGGCCGACCCGGACCTGCTGCGCCGGCTGTACGCCGCGCTGGTCCGCGGCCGCCGGTACAACGTGCAGGCGACCGCGCTGACCAAGCAGGGCCGACTCGCCGTCTACCCGTCCAGCACCGGCCAGGAGGCCTGCGAGGTCGCCGCCGCGCTGGCGCTTCAGGAGCGCGACTGGCTCTTCCCGAGCTACCGCGACACCCTCGCCGCCGTCGCACGCGGCGTGGACCCCGTCGCCGCGCTGACCCTCCTGCGCGGCGACTGGCACACCGGCTACGACCCGTACGAGCACCGCGTGGCCCCCCTGTGCACGCCGCTCGCCACCCAGCTCCCGCACGCCGTCGGCCTCGCGCACGCCGCCCGCCTCAAGGGCGACGACGTGGTCGCGCTCGCCATGGTCGGCGACGGCGGCACCAGCGAGGGCGACTTCCACGAGGCGCTGAACTTCGCCGCCGTATGGCAGGCGCCGGTCGTCTTCCTCGTCCAGAACAACGGCTTCGCGATCTCCGTCCCGCTCGCCAAGCAGACCGCGGCCCCGTCGCTGGCCCACAAGGCCGTCGGCTACGGCATGCCCGGCCGCCTGGTCGACGGCAACGACGCGGCCGCCGTGCACGAGGTGCTGAGCGACGCCGTACAGCATGCGCGCGCGGGCGGCGGTCCCACGCTGATCGAGGCGATCACCTACCGCATCGACGCCCACACCAACGCCGACGACGCGACCCGCTACCGCGGCGACTCCGAGGTCGAGACCTGGCGCGGGCACGACCCGATCACGCTCCTGGAGCACGAGCTGACCGAGCGCGGCCTGCTCGACGAGGCCGGCAAGCAGGCCGCCCGGGACGCCGCCGAAACCATGGCCGCCGACCTGCGCGAACGCATGAACCAGGACCCGGCGCTCGACCCGATGGACCTGTTCGGCCACGTGTACGCCGAGCCCACCCAGCAACTGCGGGAACAGCAGGCCCAGTTGAGGGCCGAGCTCGAAGCCGAGTCGGAAGGGTCGCACCGATGA
- a CDS encoding 3-hydroxyacyl-CoA dehydrogenase — protein sequence MTALDLSSPVAVVGTGTMGQGIAQVALVAGHPVRLYDAAPGRAQDAADSIGARLDRLVEKDRLTGADRDAARARLLPAESLTELADCALVIEAVLERLDVKQELFRELEGVVGEDCLLATNTSSLSVTAIGGALDNPGRFVGLHFFNPAPLLPLVEVVSGFATDVTSATRAYETARAWGKTPVACADTPGFIVNRIARPFYAEAFAVYEAQGADPATIDAVLRECGGFRMGAFELTDLIGQDVNESVTHSVWQSFFQDARFTPSLAQRRLVESGRLGRKSGHGWYDYSDEAAAAEAAEPHTAEKARQPAYVVIEGDLGPASELLTLIREAGIPVREEDEDHGSRLVLPGGGQLALADGQTSVEFRDVVYFDLAVDYRRATRIALSASQDTSPQTLAEATGLFQALGKDVSVIGDVPGMIVARTVARVVDLAHDAVAKGVATEEDIDTAMRLGVNYPLGPFEWSRRLGRNWAYALLDDLHLRDPSGRYAPSLALYRHAYASDKREGSTS from the coding sequence ATGACAGCACTCGACCTCAGCAGCCCCGTGGCCGTCGTCGGCACCGGCACCATGGGCCAGGGCATCGCCCAGGTCGCGTTGGTGGCGGGCCACCCCGTACGGCTGTACGACGCTGCTCCGGGACGCGCCCAGGACGCCGCCGACTCGATCGGCGCGCGCCTCGACCGGCTCGTCGAGAAGGACCGCCTCACCGGCGCCGACCGGGACGCGGCCCGCGCGCGACTGCTGCCCGCCGAGTCCCTCACCGAGCTCGCGGACTGCGCCCTGGTGATCGAGGCCGTCCTGGAGCGCCTCGACGTCAAACAGGAGCTCTTCCGCGAGCTGGAGGGCGTCGTCGGCGAGGACTGCCTGCTCGCCACCAACACCTCGTCCCTGTCGGTGACGGCCATCGGCGGAGCTCTGGACAACCCCGGCCGCTTCGTCGGCCTGCACTTCTTCAACCCCGCGCCGCTGCTGCCGCTGGTCGAGGTCGTCTCCGGGTTCGCCACCGACGTCACGTCGGCCACGCGCGCGTACGAGACGGCTCGCGCGTGGGGCAAGACGCCGGTCGCCTGCGCGGACACTCCCGGCTTCATCGTCAACCGCATCGCGCGGCCCTTCTACGCCGAGGCCTTCGCGGTCTACGAGGCCCAGGGCGCGGATCCGGCCACCATCGACGCCGTCCTGCGCGAGTGCGGCGGCTTCAGGATGGGCGCGTTCGAGCTGACCGACCTCATCGGGCAGGACGTCAACGAATCCGTCACGCACTCCGTGTGGCAGTCCTTCTTCCAGGACGCGCGCTTCACGCCCTCGCTCGCCCAGCGGCGCCTGGTCGAGTCCGGCCGGCTCGGCCGCAAGAGCGGACACGGCTGGTACGACTATTCCGATGAGGCCGCGGCTGCCGAGGCCGCCGAGCCGCACACCGCGGAGAAGGCCCGGCAGCCCGCCTACGTCGTCATCGAGGGCGATCTGGGCCCCGCCTCCGAGCTGCTCACGCTGATCCGCGAGGCGGGCATTCCGGTCCGCGAGGAGGACGAGGACCACGGCAGCCGCCTGGTGCTGCCCGGCGGCGGCCAGCTCGCGCTCGCCGACGGCCAGACGTCGGTGGAGTTCCGGGACGTCGTCTACTTCGACCTCGCCGTCGACTACCGCCGGGCCACCCGGATCGCGCTGTCCGCCTCCCAGGACACCTCGCCGCAGACCCTCGCCGAGGCCACCGGCCTCTTCCAGGCGCTCGGCAAGGACGTCAGCGTCATCGGCGACGTCCCCGGCATGATCGTCGCCCGCACGGTCGCCCGGGTGGTCGACCTCGCGCACGACGCGGTCGCCAAGGGAGTGGCCACCGAGGAGGACATCGACACGGCGATGCGCCTCGGCGTGAACTACCCGCTCGGTCCCTTCGAGTGGAGCCGCAGGCTCGGCCGCAACTGGGCGTACGCCCTGCTCGACGACCTGCACCTGCGCGACCCCTCCGGGCGCTACGCACCGTCCCTCGCGCTGTACCGCCACGCGTACGCCTCCGACAAGCGGGAGGGCAGCACCTCATGA
- a CDS encoding TetR/AcrR family transcriptional regulator → MTTAKRDTYTPETLLSVAVQVFNERGYDGTSMEHLSRAAGISKSSIYHHVTGKEELLRRAVSRALDGLFGILDEEQARGGHAADRLEYVVRRMVEVLIAELPYVTLLLRVRGNTDAERWALERRRDFDHQVAALLKAAAADGEVRADVEVRLATRLVFGMINSIVEWYRPDGRGMNEREVADTVARLVFGGLRRAS, encoded by the coding sequence ATGACCACCGCCAAGCGCGACACGTACACCCCGGAGACGCTGCTCTCCGTCGCCGTGCAGGTCTTCAACGAGCGCGGCTACGACGGCACCTCCATGGAGCACCTCTCCCGCGCGGCCGGCATCTCCAAGTCGTCGATCTACCACCACGTCACGGGCAAGGAGGAGTTGCTGCGCCGGGCTGTCAGCCGGGCGCTGGACGGCCTCTTCGGGATCCTCGACGAGGAGCAGGCGCGCGGGGGGCACGCCGCCGACCGGCTGGAATACGTCGTCCGGCGCATGGTCGAGGTGCTCATAGCGGAGCTGCCGTACGTGACGCTGCTGCTGCGGGTGCGCGGCAACACCGACGCCGAGCGGTGGGCCCTCGAACGGCGCCGCGACTTCGACCACCAGGTCGCCGCCCTGCTGAAGGCGGCCGCCGCCGACGGGGAGGTGCGCGCCGACGTGGAGGTCCGGCTGGCGACGCGACTCGTCTTCGGCATGATCAACTCGATCGTCGAGTGGTACCGCCCCGACGGCCGCGGCATGAACGAGCGCGAGGTCGCCGACACGGTGGCGCGGCTGGTCTTCGGGGGACTGCGCCGGGCGAGCTGA
- a CDS encoding Lrp/AsnC family transcriptional regulator — MAESPDDGAPLPPARPLDAIDEDILQMLQADGRASIRSVAERVHVSRANAYARINRLVEDGVIRGFGARVNHERAGHGTSAYITLKIVQNTWRTVREQLRQLPGASHIALVGGDFDVLLLVHTSDNRALRELVLTRLQAIPEVLSTRTLLVFEEEDLEPQG, encoded by the coding sequence ATGGCCGAAAGCCCGGACGACGGCGCTCCCCTGCCACCCGCGCGCCCGCTCGACGCCATCGACGAGGACATCCTGCAGATGCTCCAGGCGGACGGCCGCGCGTCGATACGGTCGGTCGCCGAGCGGGTCCATGTCTCCCGCGCCAACGCCTACGCGCGCATCAACCGCCTCGTCGAGGACGGCGTCATCCGCGGTTTCGGCGCCCGCGTCAACCACGAACGCGCCGGTCACGGAACCTCGGCCTACATCACCCTCAAGATCGTCCAGAACACCTGGCGCACGGTCCGCGAGCAGCTCAGACAGCTGCCGGGCGCCTCACACATCGCCCTCGTCGGGGGCGATTTCGATGTCCTGCTGCTGGTCCACACCTCCGACAACAGGGCCCTGCGCGAACTGGTCCTCACCCGCCTCCAGGCGATCCCCGAGGTGCTCAGCACGCGCACGCTGCTGGTGTTCGAGGAGGAGGACCTGGAGCCGCAGGGCTGA
- the paaN gene encoding phenylacetic acid degradation protein PaaN — protein MAAELTAHELIAKHRPTLDQALEAIRTRAYWSPHPEHPKAYGENGSLDAAAGKAAFDALLGGRLDLGQPGTDGWVGGEASPYGIDLGVEYPHADIDQLLPAMKSGMRAWRDAGAEMRAVVCLEILKRISDRTHEFAHAVMHTSGQAFMMSFQAGGPHAQDRGMEAVAYAYVEQVRTPDTAEWTKPQGKRDPLALNKQFTPVPRGIAMVIGCNTFPTWNGYPGLFASLATGNAVLVKPHPRAVLPLALTVQVARQVLAEAGFDANLVALAAERPGEGIAKTLATRPEIRIIDYTGSTVFGDWLEANARQAQVYTEKAGVNTVIVDSTDDYKGMLSNLAFSLSLYSGQMCTTPQNLLIPRDGIRTEEGPRTFDEVVADLARSVDGLLGDDARANALLGAIVNPDVKARLEAAAGLGEVALASREIANPEFPDAVVRTPVIVKLDGAKPDDEAAYMSECFGPVSFAVAVDSAADAVELLRRTVREKGAMTVGAYTTDDEVEQAVQEACLEEAAQLSLNLTGGVYVNQTAAFSDFHGSGGNPAANSALCDGAFVANRFRVVEVRREA, from the coding sequence ATGGCCGCCGAACTGACCGCCCACGAGCTGATCGCCAAGCACCGGCCCACCCTCGACCAGGCGCTGGAAGCGATCCGCACACGTGCGTACTGGTCCCCGCACCCCGAGCACCCCAAGGCCTACGGCGAGAACGGCAGCCTGGACGCGGCGGCGGGCAAGGCCGCCTTCGACGCCCTCCTCGGCGGTCGCCTCGACCTCGGCCAGCCCGGCACCGACGGCTGGGTGGGCGGCGAGGCCTCTCCGTACGGCATCGACCTGGGCGTCGAGTACCCGCACGCGGACATCGACCAGCTGCTGCCCGCCATGAAGTCCGGCATGCGGGCGTGGCGCGACGCGGGCGCGGAGATGCGCGCGGTGGTCTGTCTGGAGATCCTCAAGCGGATCAGCGACCGCACGCACGAGTTCGCGCACGCGGTCATGCACACCTCCGGCCAGGCCTTCATGATGTCGTTCCAGGCCGGCGGCCCGCACGCTCAGGACCGCGGCATGGAGGCGGTGGCGTACGCGTACGTCGAGCAGGTCCGCACCCCCGACACGGCGGAGTGGACCAAGCCGCAGGGCAAGCGCGACCCGCTCGCCCTGAACAAGCAGTTCACGCCGGTCCCGCGCGGGATCGCGATGGTCATCGGCTGCAACACCTTCCCGACCTGGAACGGCTACCCGGGCCTGTTCGCCTCCCTCGCCACCGGCAACGCGGTCCTGGTGAAGCCCCACCCGCGCGCGGTCCTGCCGCTCGCGCTCACCGTGCAGGTCGCCCGGCAGGTGCTCGCCGAGGCGGGCTTCGACGCGAACCTGGTCGCGCTGGCCGCCGAGCGCCCCGGTGAGGGCATCGCCAAGACGCTGGCCACGCGCCCGGAGATCCGGATCATCGACTACACGGGCTCGACCGTGTTCGGCGACTGGCTGGAGGCCAACGCCCGCCAGGCGCAGGTCTACACGGAGAAGGCCGGCGTCAACACGGTGATCGTCGACTCGACGGACGACTACAAGGGCATGCTGTCCAACCTGGCCTTCTCGCTGTCCCTTTACAGCGGCCAGATGTGCACCACCCCGCAGAACCTGCTGATCCCCCGTGACGGCATCCGCACCGAGGAGGGCCCGCGGACCTTCGACGAGGTCGTCGCCGACCTCGCCCGCTCGGTCGACGGCCTCCTCGGCGACGACGCCCGCGCGAACGCGCTGCTCGGCGCGATCGTCAACCCCGACGTCAAGGCGCGCCTGGAGGCTGCCGCCGGCCTCGGCGAAGTCGCGCTCGCCTCCCGCGAGATCGCGAACCCGGAGTTCCCGGACGCGGTGGTCCGTACGCCGGTGATCGTGAAGCTGGACGGCGCCAAGCCGGACGACGAGGCCGCCTACATGAGCGAGTGCTTCGGCCCTGTCTCCTTCGCCGTCGCGGTCGACTCGGCCGCGGACGCGGTGGAGCTGCTGCGGCGGACCGTGCGCGAGAAGGGGGCGATGACGGTCGGTGCGTACACCACCGACGACGAGGTCGAGCAGGCCGTGCAGGAGGCGTGCCTGGAGGAGGCGGCCCAGCTGTCGCTGAACCTCACGGGCGGGGTGTACGTGAACCAGACGGCCGCGTTCTCGGACTTCCACGGGTCGGGCGGCAACCCGGCGGCCAACTCGGCACTGTGCGACGGAGCGTTCGTGGCGAACCGGTTCCGGGTCGTCGAGGTGCGCCGGGAGGCCTAA
- a CDS encoding dihydrolipoamide acetyltransferase family protein translates to MAQVLEFKLPDLGEGLTEAEIVRWLVEVGDVVAVDQPVVEVETAKAMVDVPCPYAGVVTARFGEEGSELPVGAPLLTVAVGAPASDGPAGDSGAASDKGSGNVLVGYGTSEAPARRRRVRPGESAPAVPVEPVSANGAAAAREVSEGPVPVISPLVRRLARENGLDLRELHGSGPEGLILRADVEYALRAAQAHGRTAPPAAEPHTRVTPAPAPATASSAAVPTAQPPVRSSAPPAGIRTPLKGVRGAVADKLSRSRREIPDATCWVDADATELMRARAAMNAAGGPKISLIALLARITTAALARFPELNSTVDMEAREVVQFDHVHLGFAAQTERGLVVPVVRDAHARDAESLTAEFARLTEAGRTGTLTPAELTGGTFTLNNYGVFGVDGSTPIINHPEAAMLGVGRIIPKPWVHEGELAVRQLVELSLTFDHRVCDGGTAGGFLRYVADCVEHPAVLLRTL, encoded by the coding sequence ATGGCACAGGTGTTGGAGTTCAAGCTCCCCGACCTCGGGGAGGGGCTCACCGAGGCGGAGATCGTCCGCTGGCTGGTGGAGGTCGGTGACGTCGTCGCCGTCGACCAGCCGGTTGTCGAGGTCGAGACGGCCAAGGCGATGGTCGACGTCCCCTGCCCCTACGCCGGGGTGGTCACGGCCCGCTTCGGCGAGGAGGGCTCCGAGCTTCCCGTGGGGGCGCCGCTGCTGACGGTGGCCGTCGGCGCGCCCGCCTCCGACGGCCCGGCCGGGGACTCGGGTGCGGCCTCGGACAAGGGCTCCGGCAATGTCCTGGTCGGCTACGGCACCTCCGAGGCGCCGGCGCGACGCAGGAGGGTGCGCCCGGGGGAGTCGGCACCTGCCGTACCCGTGGAACCCGTGTCCGCCAACGGCGCCGCGGCCGCGCGGGAGGTGAGCGAGGGGCCTGTGCCCGTCATCTCGCCCCTGGTCCGCCGCCTCGCCCGGGAGAACGGCCTGGACCTCAGGGAGTTGCACGGCTCCGGGCCGGAGGGGCTGATCCTGCGCGCCGACGTCGAGTACGCCCTGCGGGCCGCCCAGGCACACGGGCGCACGGCACCGCCGGCGGCCGAGCCGCACACCCGCGTGACACCCGCCCCGGCACCGGCCACGGCTTCCTCCGCCGCCGTCCCGACCGCGCAGCCCCCCGTCCGCTCCTCCGCCCCTCCCGCCGGTATCCGCACCCCCCTCAAGGGCGTCCGCGGTGCGGTGGCCGACAAGCTCTCCCGCAGCCGGCGGGAGATCCCGGACGCGACCTGCTGGGTGGACGCGGACGCGACTGAGCTCATGCGGGCGCGGGCCGCGATGAACGCGGCAGGGGGACCGAAGATCTCCCTGATCGCCCTGCTGGCCCGCATCACCACCGCCGCCCTGGCCCGGTTCCCCGAGCTCAACTCCACGGTCGACATGGAGGCCAGGGAGGTCGTCCAGTTCGACCATGTGCACCTCGGGTTCGCCGCGCAGACCGAGCGCGGGCTCGTCGTCCCGGTCGTACGGGACGCGCACGCGCGGGACGCGGAGTCACTGACGGCGGAGTTCGCCAGGCTGACCGAGGCGGGCCGCACGGGCACCCTCACACCGGCGGAACTCACCGGCGGCACCTTCACGTTGAACAACTACGGTGTGTTCGGCGTCGACGGCTCCACCCCGATCATCAACCACCCCGAGGCCGCGATGCTCGGCGTCGGCCGCATCATCCCCAAGCCCTGGGTGCACGAGGGTGAACTGGCGGTGCGGCAGCTCGTCGAGCTCTCGCTCACCTTCGACCACCGGGTCTGTGACGGCGGCACCGCGGGCGGCTTCCTGCGGTATGTGGCGGACTGCGTGGAACACCCGGCGGTGCTGCTGCGCACGCTGTGA
- a CDS encoding NTP transferase domain-containing protein, with protein sequence MTAYEPTGAQGAADAVHDVAYDAVVLAGGAARRLGGVDKPGVRVGGRPLLDRVLAACADAHTTVVVADPRPTARPVTWAREDPPGGGPVAALDAGLRHTGAEQVVVLSADLPFLDEGTVRRLLAALRTGDADGALLTDADGRDQPLVAAYRAPALRRELAVLAQGPDGLAGLPLRRLTGALGLTRVPGPVASFDCDTWDDIATARARIREHGHVLDEWISAVKDELGVDLDVDTKVLLDLARDAAHGVARPAAPLTTFLVGYAAAQARDGEGGPEAVAEASRKAAALALRWAEEVAAKSDVAPDATPDTRPDAG encoded by the coding sequence GTGACCGCGTACGAACCGACGGGCGCGCAAGGCGCCGCCGATGCTGTTCACGACGTCGCGTACGACGCCGTCGTGCTTGCCGGCGGTGCCGCGCGGCGGCTCGGCGGGGTGGACAAACCCGGGGTACGGGTCGGCGGGCGTCCCCTGCTCGACCGAGTGCTCGCCGCCTGCGCCGACGCACACACCACCGTCGTCGTCGCCGACCCCCGGCCTACCGCGCGCCCGGTGACCTGGGCACGTGAGGACCCGCCCGGGGGCGGCCCGGTCGCCGCCCTCGACGCCGGGCTCCGGCACACCGGCGCGGAGCAGGTCGTCGTCCTCTCGGCCGACCTGCCGTTCCTCGACGAGGGCACGGTACGGCGGCTGTTGGCCGCCCTGCGCACCGGCGACGCCGACGGCGCGCTGCTCACCGACGCCGACGGCCGCGACCAGCCACTCGTCGCCGCGTACCGCGCGCCCGCGCTGCGCCGCGAGCTGGCCGTGCTCGCCCAAGGGCCGGACGGCCTCGCCGGCCTTCCTCTGCGCCGGCTGACCGGCGCGCTCGGTCTCACCCGCGTCCCCGGCCCCGTCGCGTCCTTCGACTGCGACACCTGGGACGACATCGCCACCGCCAGGGCACGCATCAGGGAGCATGGGCACGTGTTGGATGAATGGATTTCCGCAGTCAAGGACGAACTGGGCGTCGACCTCGACGTCGACACCAAGGTGCTGCTGGACCTCGCCCGCGACGCCGCCCACGGCGTGGCACGGCCCGCGGCCCCGCTGACCACCTTCCTCGTCGGGTACGCGGCAGCGCAGGCCAGGGACGGCGAAGGCGGACCCGAAGCGGTCGCCGAGGCATCCCGCAAGGCCGCCGCCCTCGCCCTGCGCTGGGCCGAAGAGGTCGCCGCCAAGTCCGACGTGGCCCCCGACGCCACCCCGGACACCCGCCCGGACGCCGGATGA
- a CDS encoding alpha-ketoacid dehydrogenase subunit beta, which produces MTTVAAKPATMAQALTRGLRDAMADDPTVHVMGEDVGTLGGVFRVTDGLAKEFGEDRCTDTPLAEAGILGTAVGMAMYGLRPVVEMQFDAFAYPAFEQLISHVARTRNRTRGRMPLPITIRVPYGGGIGGVEHHSDSSEAYYMATPGLHVVTPATVADAYGLLRAAIASDDPVVFLEPKRLYWSKDTWNPDEPQSVEPIGRAVVRRSGRSATLITYGPSVPVCLEAAEAAREEGWDLEVVDLRSLVPFDDETVSASVRRTGRAVVVHESGGFGGPGGEIAARVTERCFHHLEAPVLRVAGFDIPYPPPMLERHHLPGVDRILDAVGRLQWEAES; this is translated from the coding sequence ATGACCACCGTCGCCGCCAAGCCGGCCACCATGGCGCAGGCCCTCACGCGCGGGCTGCGCGACGCCATGGCGGACGACCCCACCGTGCACGTCATGGGTGAGGACGTCGGCACCCTCGGCGGTGTCTTCCGGGTCACCGACGGGCTCGCCAAGGAGTTCGGCGAGGACCGCTGCACCGACACGCCGCTGGCCGAGGCGGGCATCCTGGGCACCGCGGTGGGCATGGCCATGTACGGACTGCGCCCGGTCGTGGAGATGCAGTTCGACGCGTTCGCCTATCCGGCGTTCGAGCAGCTCATCTCGCATGTGGCGCGCACGCGCAACCGCACCCGCGGCAGGATGCCGCTCCCCATCACCATCCGCGTCCCCTACGGCGGCGGCATCGGCGGCGTCGAGCACCACAGCGACTCGTCCGAGGCGTACTACATGGCGACTCCGGGGCTCCATGTCGTCACGCCCGCGACCGTCGCCGACGCCTACGGACTGCTGCGCGCCGCCATCGCCTCCGACGACCCGGTCGTCTTCCTGGAGCCGAAGCGGCTGTACTGGTCGAAGGACACCTGGAACCCGGACGAGCCGCAGAGCGTTGAACCGATTGGCCGCGCGGTGGTGCGGCGCTCCGGCCGGAGCGCCACGCTCATCACGTACGGACCGTCCGTGCCCGTCTGCCTCGAAGCCGCCGAGGCGGCCCGGGAGGAGGGGTGGGACCTGGAGGTCGTCGATCTGCGCTCACTGGTGCCGTTCGACGACGAGACGGTCAGCGCCTCGGTACGACGGACCGGGCGAGCGGTCGTCGTGCACGAGTCGGGCGGGTTCGGCGGCCCGGGAGGGGAGATCGCGGCCCGGGTCACGGAGCGCTGCTTCCACCACCTGGAGGCGCCGGTGCTGCGCGTGGCCGGGTTCGACATCCCCTACCCGCCGCCGATGCTGGAGCGTCACCACCTGCCCGGCGTGGACCGGATCCTGGACGCCGTGGGGCGTCTGCAGTGGGAGGCCGAGAGCTGA
- a CDS encoding TrmH family RNA methyltransferase: MTVTSWNRLAGTSVLLDGFHALKHAVRFGAEVPVAVAVDRAAALALADELAPDVRDALDALLTQVPESTYTSLVPRPHPTGVAALAVRPPRAANLEKLAHTPRTAPVVVLDNPRNLGNAGAVIRLAAGFGATGVVTTGTLDPWHPTVVRGGAGLHFATAVERLGVEELPPGPLFALDPEGDDIRGSKLPDDAVLAFGSERTGLSAELRARADHLVALPMRPKVSSYNLATSVAMTLYHWSLTGGAFRA, encoded by the coding sequence ATGACCGTGACCTCCTGGAACCGGCTCGCCGGCACCTCCGTGCTGCTCGACGGCTTCCACGCCCTCAAGCACGCCGTGCGCTTCGGCGCCGAGGTCCCGGTCGCGGTCGCCGTCGACCGGGCTGCGGCGCTGGCCCTGGCCGACGAGCTGGCGCCCGACGTACGGGACGCCCTGGACGCGCTCCTGACACAGGTCCCGGAGTCGACGTACACCTCGCTGGTGCCGCGTCCGCACCCCACCGGGGTCGCCGCCCTCGCGGTACGGCCGCCTCGCGCCGCCAACCTGGAGAAGCTGGCGCACACCCCGCGCACCGCCCCCGTCGTGGTCCTCGACAACCCGCGCAACCTGGGCAACGCAGGCGCTGTGATCCGTCTGGCCGCCGGCTTCGGCGCGACCGGCGTCGTCACCACCGGCACTCTCGACCCCTGGCATCCGACGGTCGTACGCGGCGGAGCGGGGCTGCACTTCGCGACCGCCGTGGAGCGGCTGGGCGTCGAAGAGCTGCCGCCCGGACCGCTGTTCGCCCTGGACCCCGAGGGCGACGACATCCGGGGCAGCAAGCTCCCGGACGACGCCGTCCTCGCCTTCGGCTCCGAACGCACCGGCCTGTCGGCCGAACTACGCGCGCGTGCCGACCATTTGGTGGCCTTGCCGATGCGCCCCAAGGTCTCCAGCTACAACCTTGCGACGAGCGTGGCGATGACGCTGTACCACTGGAGTCTCACCGGGGGCGCCTTCAGGGCTTAG